The following DNA comes from Populus trichocarpa isolate Nisqually-1 chromosome 19, P.trichocarpa_v4.1, whole genome shotgun sequence.
gaaaaaaataaacacaaatgtTTTCTATTTACAAAACTatcattatatttgaaataataactAAAGAGTCCCTGAagcctaaaaataacaaaaatttcaatataGCTTTTAGGACTAATTTCTTGAAACCAacctttttggtttttaaaagaaaagtagtTGTTGCTCGTTGTAGGAAGAATTACAAAAATGCCATTAATTTGAATGATTTAattaccatttttattttccaaccaCATTCAAGCTTTCTTAACCACTCAAAAAATCTAGCAACCTCTTCATCATCATCCCCACATATATATTCCCCTTTTTCACCAAAACCTGTCAAATTTCACAAGATAAATAACCATAGCCAATCAGTTTTCACCACAACTTATCAGCaacatttccttttctattttcaccataatttcatcaaataaaaccactcaaaattcaacaattatatatatatatatatatgaatgaatGAAGGGATGTTTTATCAAATGTTTATAACTAATGGATTATAAACAAACATGGAAATAGtggttgttttgattatttattttatatttttatttgaggacaattttttaattttatttttacaaagcattactcattaaaaaaagaaaaacaagagagtGAACTTATGCTAGAATTAAAAGCATAaattttccatttaaaattgttctttttttttcttttgttttatggaaatagtgatctttttttttcttttgttttatgttcacAATTGTTCTTGTCACATTTTATTAGTTTAGTTATAAACTAACTATTTTGCTTGTATATTGTCGTGGAGAATTTTTTaagatctatttttatttaattatgttctaaataaaataggtattaataaaagaaaaaaaatgaataaatttatggagaaaaatatatattttattcaaaattttattttcttatttgtgtaatttgttttgacaataacatgtcttttttattactaacaTGGTTTATTGAAtaacaaataattgaaattcaaataatctctttctttattaatgtatttatttttttgtttttatgaaaacattttttttatcaaagacattatttttttaaatagaaacttattataattagaaaacaagtttcaataaaaaataataaaaaagtcataaatTGACCATTTTTATGCACCTctataaaataagaatattaaatataagaaCATTACacacaaattttataaaaaaaatagatattttatttttattgaatattaacaaaaaagagcttttaaaaaaaattgtgtattAAGTTAGtacataattattcaaaaattaattacaaattttaCTGTAAAAACACTCTAATCTtcttaaaaatttagcataattggataatattttaaatatttttaataaatttatttaaagagaattttactctaaaattaaaaaaaaacaagttaagaacaacttttttaaaaaacgctTGGCAGGTCTAGCCTAAAAGGAAACGCTCAGGTGTTTGGTCTAAGAGAAAAAAGGCAAAGCCCACATGGGCTTGGAATAGGAGGCTCACAtgcctctcttttctttttttaaagtagATGCCatccaccttttattttttaataaaataaataatttattatttttctagataaATGACTTCTTGTCTTTTGATTTAAATTCCAAATATCATGAATGACTGAAAAACTAGGATTCGagttttttaccttaaaaaattatatttcaaattttttaaatttaaaaacaccacaGGAATCTTTATGAAGTCATTTTCaaccctcccccccccccccccccccccccccacacacacacacacacacacacacacacacacacacacatatatatatatatatatatatataactctatgagttcaaatctatttttttatatataattaaaaaaaataaactatttttgttGAACTCTCATCTCTAAAATTAACTAttgatataatgatttttttttgtaatcaatcaaaatttctctttttctctcaaagaagttaaaaattaaaacttatgaaaaataaagtttaattaatgagcattgaaactagaaaattttaaacttgaagGACCacacatgtaaaaataaaaaactttgtaagacaaaaaatgaacattttattaaaaaaaaaaaaacacagttgcaatcaaggttgttaaaatcgcgttttgactcgtaaaatcgtacgattttacgagtcaaaacatgcTTTACGTGCTGAATCGTTTGAAAAAATCGAAAATAGGTAAAATCGGGTtgaaatcgggtgaaatcgttaaaatcgggtgaaatcgcaAAAAATCACGATTTTAGGGTCGATTTCACGATTTTAACGGAACACATGCACTGAAGCAAAATGTCTCCCCCCTGCTCCAGCTGTCCAGCGCCTATTGGTTGTGCAATTAAATGCACAGTCACGCGGTCTTCACTCGCTGCAGAATGTGAATTTTGTCTGCATAGTGGACAAGAGGGCTGCAGagatcaaaattataatttaagaagTGGATGTCAGAAATCAAGAGGGCTGCAGAGATAGAATGTAACAAAATTCGTCAAggcaataatattaaattataatttaattcagattttttccccatatcttttacttttctttgttATGTTATTTTGGCTATTCATTCCCCTTAAATtacttatgttttttaaaagtacgtTAGCAAGTAAAagagattttataaatataaattagatataaaaatagtaacgggataatttaaaaaattatatttattataataggttGATTCACGAAACTCATAATTAGAAGCTTAACTCGTGTCagattttaatttatacaaataaaaacactgattttaataaatttgattactTTGGCTATATTTTTAACCATTTATTTAACCcgatcaatttaatattgttttatgtgctaatttttctttttttagttagcGAGTTGGTTGTTGCAGAttgtgtcatgtaaactaatAATCCTCTTAAGATGGTTGTTAATTATTAgctaatgaaaagttatttaaattatgtatgaatttttatttgaatcatgtattttaagatgcttgaactattttgaagcatgtattttaaggtacttgaattatgtatgaatttttatttgaaacatgtATTTTCAGGTGCttaaactatgtatgaatttttatttgaagcatgaattttttattaatgtattttaaaattccttacgattttacgattttacgatccgtttttacgatccgagtttgtatTGCATTTTCCGTGtcgtgttaaaatcgcgattttaacaaccttggttgcaatcatattattagttttagtttatagaactaataataattataacgctgaaattatattaaatccCTCatgagaaactttttatttaaaattaaacttttcatgGTTAAAAAGGGAACGCAGCTTTCAAGATTTTAACCATCCATAGAAGAGTTCGTCTTCCATCATTGACTCAAGaaattaaactcaaaaaaattggaaaaaaactacggagctaaattctcaaccaattcaatataaaaaaaaatcgacaaagataattctaaaaacaaaaacaaaaaaatcataaaaaaaatatatggagtaacactgtagcaatccatagtgttttaaaagaaaaaaatcaacaaaattaattttgaaaaaaaaaacacaaaaaaatgaaaaaaaaaacaattttggaagaaaaaaagcaaaaaaaattggaaaaaatggaaaaaaaaaacatgcggggaaagttaaagctgaattctcaactaactcaatattaaaaaaaaaaaaattggacaaaaataattttgaaacaaaacatgtggggaaacactgtagcaaaacatgtagggaaacattgtaacaatccacagtgttttaaagaaaaaaactatgaagcaaaattgatgaaatttacaGTTGttattctcaaccagctcaatattaaaaataataaaatcgatatagacaatgttttaaaaaatcattaaaaaaatcatgtggggtaacactgtagcaatccacagtgttttaaaaaaaaactacgaagttaaattttcaaccagctcaatatgaaaaaaataaaatcgaaaaagacaattatgaaaaaaaacaaaacaaatcattaaaaaataaaaaaaatcatgtgaggTAACACTGTAGGAATCCacagtttttttaaagaaaaaaaatcaacaaaaacaattttgaaaaaaaaacacaaaaaaaatgaaaaaaaaaaacaattttggaagaaaaaaagcaattgaaaaatgaaaaaaaatggaaaaaaaacatgcggGAAAAGTTAAAGctgaattctcaaccagctcaatattaaaaaacaaattcgacaaagataatttaaaaaaaaaacatcttttagcTAGGCGTGTggaaacaatacaaaaaaaaaaaagaaagacaaaaaaaaatgaacaaacaaaaaaaacaaaacaaaaaaaaataaaaaaaacaaaaaagaagaagcatatgGCGTGGGAAAGCTACAGTAATTTCCACACACCttttagataatatatatatatacacacacacacatgtgtgtgtgtgtgttgggtcTCATCCAGGTAGCTagggtcatgggtcgacccggcgggtcgatcAGGTTTTTGTATTGGTTGGTTTTTTGTCTAACCCGGACCAGTCCAGCTATCGCGTCGACTGGATCCCAGGTCGACCCGATTAGCCGATCtgggtttaataattgtggcctCTATAAAGTCATTTTCAAcctaaaaacacacacacatataaaattttatgaattcaaatctattttttctgatataattaaaaaaatatatttttgttaaactctcatttttaagattaactttttttttttttgtaattaatcaaaatttgtctctttttctctctattttaatatctctctctgtctctacGAActtaaaactaatgaaaaatgaagtttaagGAATGAGCATTGAAACtagaaaatttaaactaaaagaactaaaaactaaaaaactttgtaagacaaaaaaatgaactttttgttagtaaaaataaacacagttgcaatcatattattttgtgtgaAGAGGGCTAGGAGGGGAGTAAAAACCCCTTGAGTTTTAGTATTTAGAACTGATAAATTATAATgctgaaattatattaaatctttcatgaaaaacttcatatttaaaattaaacttttcaaagttAAAAAGGGAACGCAGCTTTCAAGATTTTAACCATCCATTGAAGAGTTCGTATTCCATCATTGActcaagaaattaaacaaaaaaaaaaagagacttcTATAAATAAAACTCCCCTCTCCGTTATCCCTCTCTCGTCAATCCGCTTTCCAGCCACAATTAGGCATCCTCTTTTAACTGAGAACAGAGGgtaaagaggaaaagaaaatcgtaaagagagaggagaaaacacATGGGCATCGAAGCAGAAAACAACAGCAATCGTGCATCAACGACAACGCTGGTATTCACGTATGGAACTTTGAAGAGAGGCTTTTCCAACCATGTCTTGATGCAGGATCTGATCAAAACCGGGGATGCTGTCTTCAATGGAATCTACAGAACCGTTGACAACTACCCGCTTGTCTGTGGGCCATACAGGGTCCCATTCCTTCTCAACCTTCCAGACGCCACCGGGTCTCACCGGGTCACCGGCGAGTTATACGCTGTGTCGAGTCAGGGGCTGTCCAGGCTCGATGAATTGGAGGGAACTGGTAGGGATCACTACGAGAGGCTGCCGATAAGGGTAGAGCCCATTGACGGAGGGGACGCCGTGTTTGGGGTGGAGGCGTATTACGGGCACAGGAGCTATGCGATGGAGATGTGGAAGAGGAGTGGGAAGAGAGGTTATGGAGTGTATGGAGAGAAAGAGGCAAAAGGGTATGTGAAGAGGAAAGACAGGCCACAGAATCTGAGTTTTTTGGAGCAGATTAATGTTTTTGTGTCTTCTTGCAGTgataattaatttggatttcATGGACTCGGTGTAACTGGTTTGTGATTtggggttttattaattatgttttaatgaTGGTGTAAAACAAAATAGGCAGTGAGTCATAGGTTGATTGGATGATCTTACTTCTGTGTCCAAAAACACAACTTGCAGTTTCTGTTCTTCATCTGAGTGGATGAGGAAAGGTTTGTTCTTTTCTTCAGCTTCTGTTGTCAATCTCTATATCGCTTtcattttagtttctttttgatGCGGCTACAAACAACACGACTGAGAAATTAAAATCTTGATGTTAAGGGATTTTTGTAAGAGGAAACTGCAAGTTTTTGCTAGAAAGACTGGATTAGCTAagaaattaagtttattttttcattgaggATGGAGAAATTGCAACTTGCATCAAGAAAATGCCGGACAGAAAGCAATTAGCTTCAGTTTTGACCTCTCATATGATTGTTCTTGCTACCATTAATTTGAAACTGAAAACTGTGTTTCGAAGATGGAGATGAAAGCCATGTTTGTCAAGCTCCCAAACGAACAAACACATTTAAAGTCACAGAAAATTGGaagaagaattatatatatataaagggagatgaattcattaaaaaatagtaaaggtACAATCACTCATATAAATGTAATTGTGAGAGATAGAAGCACTCGagcataaaaataatgataaaggCGTGTGATTAGAGATTCTCTACAAAGAAAGCATCAAACTTGTCATTACCTTTATGACCAAGAGTCTTTTGGAAACGTAAATGTagtgtaaattatattttttaaaatttttaaatttttttttaaataaaatctttttatatttttagatcgttttaatgtgttgatatcaaaaataatttttaaaaaataaaaaaactttatttttaatatatttctaagcgaaaagtattttgaaccGTTACCGGGTCACCGCTACTACAATTCCAAACGCACTTTAAAATTTGAGGGTTCTAAAACATTAGAGAAATTTACATTTAGTATTATAACTTCTAAGATTTTAAAATGTACCCTCCAAGTTTAGCTTTATCTCATAGACTATGCATATTTTGCTACATATCCTAAAGCTTTGAGAGATTTACATTTAGTcttataatttctaaaatcttaaaatgtACCCTCCAAAGTAAGCTTTACTTCATAGATGATGCTATTTTGCTCTAACATAATTTATGTATTATTTTCgtggttttttctttgtttttctaaattacagggtttattttatggttttttcatatTGCATATCCCATTTCAAAATCTCTAGCCCTAATCAccattatattgttattttattttctttatcattctcattgtaatcttattattattattattattattattattattattattattattattatcattattattatcttttataattcctctaattgataaaatatttattagcaGTCTATATGATGTAGTTGTGCGTCCCTTAATAAGTCCATAagctaaaattataataatttttaaataagtatataAGGGAGAAAGTAAGAAATACTAAGGTAAATAGTAATAAACTAGTGATATTGTATGTGCTTGTTGTGAGACCTTTTTCAGAAtctatttcttatttcatttttgtttggaaTTAGGTCCAAAAAGGATTAAATTAGAACCTAACCAAAAGtatgagaacaaaaataaataaaaaagggctcaaattaaaaaaaaaaacaaaaaaacaaaattgaggtACTTCATTGTTCATTTGAACAATGAAACACCTTGAAAAAACCTCAAATGTtttcgatttgtttttaaaaagaagaaaaagaaaccttAATACTATGTAAATATCACTTCATAAGTAAACAATTTACTCTAAAATAATTAGAGTAAACTAATCAGGATTTCCttgattttaaagtattttaagaATTAGTCATTATACTCtaaattttagttttacctCCCTTACTTtgttatatttaaaatcaagccatttcattacttttttcaaaaattttgtccttattttaaacattaaactaataaaataacttaataccCTCAACTTTGATAACCCTTAACCTAACAAATGagttttaaatttcttatataaaattaattttaaaaataaaatttaaaatcataattttaattctGTGTCCAAAATCTggttttaattgaaaacaaactaGTAACCTGGGATACCTTATTTTTCTCtgcctcacaaaaaaaaaaaaaaaaaacgaaaaagaaattttaaggCTACTAGTGTTTTTGtgagacaaagaaaagaaggtaTTTAGGTTAGTagttttttctcaataaaaaacaaaaaaaaaacaattgataggAAATTAACtttatgatattaaattttaaatttattttcaaaattcaaaaataattctatcaaaagaaattaaaaatcataaattacatTGAATATTGTAGAAGTTAAGGGAatttaagtcattttattagttttatatacaaaatatgGTTagaatccttaaaaaaaacagtaaagaaAGTACTTGATTTTAATTACATCAAAGTATATGAAAGTCAAGAATACaagaaatagttttaaattcaGGAAAGTTTTCACTTactaatttaatgaaaaaactatTGAGAAAAcctaatatatagtttttggttCGACAGTAATGGATGTCTTCGAGCTTTCTTGTGTATCAATTGATATCAAGTCTTCTTTCCGGGTGAAATTATACTATGTCAAAGAAAATTTAGACTCCAAGAACTCTTCCATTAATGGCATGCCCAAAAATCTCACATAGTTATCAGCGTTAACCTTATTGAAAATAACTCGGATTACAGGTTTAGTCTTAACTTTATTAGCAATATCTTGGATCATAggtgtatttgattttttttattaacataggtGTTCGGGTTAATTTGTGTgcatctcgattaatttcacgggtcctgaagttaacgatcatgtaatcCTCTAATGACCCTGagaagattcgaactcgtgaccattaAGGAGCAAATCCAAGACTTGATCATTGACGATATCTCAGATCACAGGTTTACTTATTTTGATTGGGttaaacacaaataattttttttaaatcagcaCTAGTCAAGATCCTGGATTGACCAAGTTCTATGTTGACTAGTGTTACCGATctgagttttataactatggttATTAcactattattaattttaacacctagaataaaatatattttattcttttttctataattaattaaacaagatataaagaaaataaatttatctagtATATCACTACCGAATCcaattctatttcatttttcatattctaTAGTGTTTCTTTTATCCTCCCGGGATTTGAACTCTACGATACCTTAAAGAATGTTTTCTCAAATAAGCTGAAGCAGAAGTTATCGGTAAGCCCTCTGAAGgggcattttgtttttcttgaaccACTTTAATTTTGAGTCAGAGGACGCTCATCCAACTATATTTGGGATTATTAATTGTAAGTCCTTGTGTTGATTTGCCCTTCAAGGGTAATATTGAGCCGCCCGCATGCGGTTGATGTTGACTGCAATGCGAAAGCATGGTGTTGAGATTCCATGTTACAAAATCTTGTTATctgaattgttattattattattattattattattttcagtcGCATATTCATTAGATTATGTTATTCTAGTGTAGTATAGTCTTAAGATATGCCgcattaaataattttcaaagctTATGTTAAGATGTAAAATATGCTTGTTGGAATcatctacaaaataaaaatggaagtCTCTGTCATTTTCAATCTGAGTATGCTGCTGCTGACAAGTTGCCATACAATTAGAATTTTCCACTGGAATATAAGAAAGCCAGAAACCGTTcccattaattataaaatattccTTCTCTGCTTCGCGTGAAATGTTATTTCGTAGATTCATTATCACCCCACTAGCAGATTATGCAAACATACCATTatgaataaaatatcaataataaaccatctaggtggtgcctagtggtaaaagcttgggacccagtggtaaaagcttgggaccaagaagtTCGCTCcctctgtagtctcaggtttgagccccgtggttgctcatatgatagccactggaggcttacatggtagttaacttcagggcccgtgggattagtcgaggtgcgcgcaagctggtccggacacccacgttaaactaaaaaaaaatatcaataataaaatagtttattttagatAAGATGTTTTATGAAAATAGTATCTTTCTTTTAGCATAACCATTCTTTTAAATGATGTCTATGTTGAATGTTGATGTCTAGATTGAGACAGGCTCCATCTCCAGGTAAATGTTGTCACTTGTAGAATCTTGTGTAGGATCACCAAAAGAGCGTGTAAATGCGAAGGACACTTCATCTCCGAATAACAGAGGATGATGTTGGTCAATTTCTGTGCCGTTCTGAGACTTTGTTGGTCCTTCTAGTTCAATTGAAACTTCTTTCATTGGAGCTCTTTGCAAGCCTTCCGTCAAGCAGCATTCCTTTATAAACTGTGCCATAGCCTCCTCGACCAAGAATCCTACTTTGATTGAAGTTATCTGTTGCACTTAGCAGCTCGTCTGCGCaaaataatttagtattttgcCTCTGCCAGAAGATGTAAATTGTTGTTTCAACAATAAGCCaccattttgttttaaaaaaatttccttgcgttattttgtattttcttttcttcaagaaTAAATAGAAGTAGtatccaaaaaaaccaaacacaagaGCCCCACACCAATTCCAACACCCGAATCAGATGAGAAATTTGCATTAGATTTGTGAAATTAAACATAACTAGCtaacaaattaataatgaaGAGTTCTTTAATCAACTGCTGCTTGAGTACATGCACATTAACGTTGAAAACATAGTTTTATAACTAATTAAAAGCAAACCAAGGCTCTGTTTATCAAGAAGGATGGATAGTAGGATGCATGACTTACCAAGCATGATGATCAACTTTGAGAAAAAAACTCCTTGGACTCATGGGGCAGCTCTCATCTCGTAGTGGTTAACAGTTGAACTTTGAGAAATATTGTTTGCTTCCATTATGCTTTGTGTCATGGGGTTAAATTTTTCACACCGAAATTCAACCCAATAAGGCAGTCTAGTCCTAACTAGACTAAGCCTTGCCTCACCTTTTCGCTCGTGTCTCCTATAACTATGTGTTTCGCTCACCCAAAGAGGTTCTCAGTTCTCACAATTGCCTCGTTGTAAACAAAGAACAACACAAGCAAGCACACCGAGAATACAAGAATACttctcaacctttatttatctcgTTAACAAAGGATTACACAATAAGAGTGTGTGTGCTATGCACATAAATCACATGCTACACAGCAAAGGCTTTGCAGCCTATTTATAGACAAGTATGTGAGCTGCAAGGCTCACCCATGATCTCCTATTTTTCAGGACATTGTGGGCACTTTCTCCCCCATGTTCTCCATGATCTCAGCAGCTTAGAGAGCACCCCAGTTATGCTCCCATGTTCTGCCCCCATGAGGCTGCCACTTCACCCACGTTCTGCCCCCATGATGCAGCCACTTCACCCATGTTTTGCTTGTCAACATGGCAGTCCCAACTGCCTGTTCTGTTGCGTCAGCTGCTGACTTAGAAGGTCCATTATCTAAGCCCCCACGTCCATGCCAAGTCGCAAGCTCAAAGACTCGCATAGACCATCGCACGCTGCCTGCCGAATTCCTTTCTGCCTACGCAAGGCTGCCGCTGTCCGtcgctgccgaattctaggCAGTGTGCTTTTGTTGGCGCGTCCCCGCGCCTAGAGCTCTAACACTTTGTGGGCATATAACTCTCCCATTTTACCAAGGGTATCTCCCTCTGCTGGCATATAACTCATCAGGGAAATCACACCATTAGCAATCTGGTTTTCGCTTGGACATGCACTTCTTATCGGAACCAGCAGCTCTGCTCCCACTGGAATGTCTTCACCATCGTAATAATTTTGGCTAATCATGGTCGGGCAAGTGCTAAGACCTTGGTAAATCTCTTTTGCAAGAAGATAACATGTATCGTTTCTTTTGACAGTGTTATGATCATTTTATTTGGGGGAATTGTAGTGTCTGAAGAAATGTTGTTAATCACACCTATATCGGAAGCTTCAGATCTCGAAGGAGAGGCAATGTTTACT
Coding sequences within:
- the LOC7491069 gene encoding putative gamma-glutamylcyclotransferase At3g02910 yields the protein MGIEAENNSNRASTTTLVFTYGTLKRGFSNHVLMQDLIKTGDAVFNGIYRTVDNYPLVCGPYRVPFLLNLPDATGSHRVTGELYAVSSQGLSRLDELEGTGRDHYERLPIRVEPIDGGDAVFGVEAYYGHRSYAMEMWKRSGKRGYGVYGEKEAKGYVKRKDRPQNLSFLEQINVFVSSCSDN